A stretch of the Halomonas sp. BDJS001 genome encodes the following:
- a CDS encoding TetR/AcrR family transcriptional regulator: MATMGRPRTFDRDKAVEEAMHIFWQNGYESTSLSQLKAGIGSGISAPSFYAAFGSKEALFQECAQRYLSTYALVTESLWEAELDPRDAIEVTLRRSAKMQCERGHPKGCMVGLSVISTPSDSNAAVIAPLTRSRARTRAGIMACVKRGIENGELRADTNVQALSTVFDSFLLGLSTLARDGVRHSELDAAITQVMLVWDASRTKG, translated from the coding sequence ATGGCAACGATGGGGCGACCGCGAACCTTTGATCGTGACAAGGCAGTGGAAGAGGCGATGCACATTTTTTGGCAGAACGGCTATGAATCTACGTCGTTAAGCCAATTAAAGGCGGGTATCGGCAGCGGTATCTCTGCCCCTAGTTTCTACGCAGCCTTTGGTTCCAAGGAAGCGTTGTTTCAGGAGTGCGCACAACGTTATTTGTCCACCTATGCGCTCGTTACAGAATCCTTATGGGAGGCGGAGCTTGATCCCCGCGACGCCATTGAAGTGACTCTACGGCGTTCCGCTAAGATGCAGTGTGAGCGTGGGCACCCCAAAGGCTGCATGGTGGGGTTGAGTGTCATTAGCACACCCTCGGATTCGAATGCCGCAGTGATCGCTCCATTAACACGTTCCCGGGCAAGAACCCGCGCAGGTATCATGGCTTGCGTGAAACGCGGTATCGAGAACGGTGAGCTAAGGGCTGACACCAATGTGCAAGCATTATCCACGGTGTTTGATTCTTTTTTATTGGGACTTTCCACACTGGCTCGAGACGGTGTTCGTCACTCTGAGCTAGACGCTGCCATCACCCAAGTGATGCTAGTGTGGGATGCATCGAGAACCAAGGGATAG
- a CDS encoding NTP/NDP exchange transporter, whose amino-acid sequence MSRTTPTASRRPHLLKTLFNLRREEIAPVLIAALFFFCVLTALMLLRPVRDVLGMERGIENIRWLFIGTAVVTLAVNPLFGWLVSRLKRLQFIGATYGFFVLSLVAFWAMLMFAPAAVGQRSGQVFFVWFSVFNLFVTMVFWALLADRFTSDQGKRFFALISVGGTLGAIFGPWLTSQLALPLGTPSLLLVAGGFLLLALTLAWLLVRVAPDQASADTTTVGFISEYERIGGSAWAGLRAVFRSRYLTGIAGYILLMTVLATFIYFTRLQMVAAVSDNMDVRAEILGNIDMWTQVAVLVLQLTLTGKIIQRYGLGVALAILPVATALGFIGLAIYGSFLVLILLEATTRALQRGVTRPAREALFTVVDREDKYKAKAFVDTFIYRAGDVVGAQTEGALGRLGLAIGGLVSVVVPLALAWAALGFWLGRTQAGRVALPPTTPVLSGEYSGLDQPIEKSVSSSVPETRARVAQTQAKPWL is encoded by the coding sequence ATGAGCAGAACCACACCTACGGCGTCACGACGCCCGCACCTACTGAAAACGCTATTCAATCTCCGCCGTGAGGAGATTGCTCCTGTGCTGATTGCAGCGCTGTTCTTCTTTTGTGTGTTGACCGCATTGATGTTGTTACGTCCTGTACGTGATGTGCTGGGAATGGAGCGCGGTATCGAGAACATACGTTGGCTGTTTATTGGCACCGCAGTGGTAACACTGGCGGTGAATCCACTGTTCGGCTGGCTGGTCAGCCGCTTGAAGCGCCTGCAGTTTATTGGGGCGACCTACGGATTCTTCGTGCTGAGCTTGGTGGCCTTCTGGGCAATGCTGATGTTTGCGCCCGCCGCTGTGGGACAGCGCAGCGGACAGGTGTTTTTTGTCTGGTTCAGTGTGTTCAATCTGTTCGTCACCATGGTGTTCTGGGCGTTGCTCGCGGATCGCTTCACGAGCGATCAGGGCAAACGATTCTTCGCTTTGATCTCGGTCGGCGGCACCCTCGGCGCGATTTTTGGCCCATGGCTTACGTCTCAATTAGCTCTGCCATTAGGTACGCCCAGCCTGCTGCTTGTTGCCGGTGGCTTCTTGCTGCTCGCTCTCACTTTGGCATGGCTGCTGGTGCGTGTGGCACCCGATCAAGCCAGCGCTGACACAACCACCGTCGGATTCATTAGCGAATATGAACGTATCGGTGGCAGCGCTTGGGCAGGGCTACGTGCAGTTTTCCGTTCTCGCTATCTGACCGGTATTGCCGGTTACATCCTGCTAATGACGGTGCTCGCAACATTTATCTACTTCACCCGCCTGCAGATGGTGGCAGCAGTATCAGACAACATGGACGTGCGTGCGGAAATACTAGGCAACATCGATATGTGGACGCAGGTAGCGGTGCTGGTTCTGCAACTTACTCTGACCGGGAAAATCATCCAACGTTACGGCTTAGGTGTGGCGCTGGCGATCCTGCCGGTAGCCACCGCGCTGGGTTTTATCGGGTTGGCGATATACGGATCGTTTTTGGTGCTAATCCTACTTGAGGCCACTACGCGTGCGCTCCAACGGGGCGTTACCCGGCCAGCGCGAGAGGCGCTATTTACCGTGGTCGATCGTGAGGACAAGTACAAGGCCAAGGCCTTCGTGGATACCTTTATCTACCGTGCTGGCGATGTTGTTGGTGCTCAAACTGAAGGCGCACTTGGGCGACTGGGGCTGGCCATAGGGGGATTGGTCAGTGTGGTGGTACCTCTTGCGTTGGCTTGGGCCGCACTGGGTTTCTGGCTGGGTCGCACGCAGGCCGGTCGTGTGGCCCTGCCGCCCACTACCCCTGTGCTTTCAGGCGAGTACAGCGGCCTTGATCAGCCGATAGAGAAGAGCGTGAGCTCTTCAGTGCCAGAGACGCGAGCACGTGTTGCTCAAACTCAAGCCAAGCCGTGGCTATGA
- a CDS encoding MFS transporter yields MSYLSAQAELAEPDRLPLAGLLALAMTGFICIVTETMPAGLLPQISQGFDISPSLAGQMVTAYALGSLLAAIPLTIATRGWRRRNVLLITIIGFLIFNSATALSTNIWLTLAARFFAGVAAGLAWSLLAGYARRMVAPHQQGRALAVAMVGTPIALSLGVPLGTFMGSVIGWRAAFWIMSALALVLIIWVLAKVPDYPGQPTHERMPLLKVFTTPGVKPVLAVVIAWMLAHNILYTYIAPFVAPAGLTDRIDLVLLAFGAAALFGIWLTGKLVERFLRATVLASLAAFALTTLVFGLGTLNPLVVYLGVAIWGITFGGAATLLQTALADTAGSGSDVALSMNVVAWNSAIAGGGLLGGFLLETWGAGSFPFALTLLLLVGLAIAWSASTHGFRPGQRTTATPSIGH; encoded by the coding sequence GTGAGCTATTTATCCGCACAGGCAGAATTAGCTGAACCTGATCGACTCCCACTCGCTGGGCTGCTGGCCTTGGCCATGACGGGCTTTATCTGCATTGTCACAGAAACAATGCCAGCGGGCTTATTACCACAAATCAGCCAGGGCTTTGACATTAGCCCATCACTCGCGGGTCAAATGGTGACAGCCTATGCGCTGGGATCCCTGTTAGCCGCCATCCCGCTCACAATTGCCACCCGCGGATGGCGGCGCCGCAACGTATTATTAATAACCATTATTGGTTTTCTTATTTTCAATTCAGCTACAGCGCTCTCCACTAATATCTGGTTAACGCTAGCCGCTCGCTTTTTCGCCGGGGTTGCGGCGGGACTTGCCTGGAGCCTGCTTGCTGGGTACGCAAGACGAATGGTGGCGCCTCATCAGCAGGGTCGTGCCTTGGCAGTGGCAATGGTAGGAACGCCAATTGCTCTCTCCTTGGGCGTCCCTCTTGGAACCTTTATGGGTTCCGTTATTGGCTGGCGCGCGGCGTTCTGGATTATGTCAGCCTTGGCGCTCGTCTTGATTATATGGGTACTCGCCAAAGTACCTGATTACCCCGGTCAGCCCACTCACGAACGTATGCCATTGCTGAAAGTGTTTACGACGCCTGGCGTGAAACCGGTACTGGCGGTTGTTATCGCGTGGATGCTCGCTCACAACATTCTCTATACCTACATTGCACCCTTTGTGGCTCCTGCGGGACTTACCGATCGTATTGATCTTGTTTTGCTGGCGTTTGGTGCGGCGGCCCTCTTCGGTATCTGGCTAACCGGGAAACTGGTGGAACGCTTTCTGCGTGCAACCGTACTGGCAAGCTTGGCAGCATTTGCCCTAACGACGTTGGTGTTCGGTTTGGGCACGTTGAATCCTCTTGTCGTTTACCTGGGCGTCGCTATCTGGGGCATTACCTTCGGTGGTGCGGCAACGCTACTACAAACGGCGCTTGCGGACACTGCCGGTAGCGGCTCTGATGTAGCACTTTCCATGAATGTAGTCGCCTGGAACAGCGCTATCGCTGGCGGTGGATTATTGGGAGGTTTTCTGCTGGAAACATGGGGAGCTGGCTCATTTCCATTTGCTCTTACCTTGTTGCTCTTAGTAGGACTGGCGATCGCATGGTCGGCCAGCACACATGGTTTCCGACCCGGGCAACGCACCACAGCTACCCCTTCTATTGGTCACTAA
- a CDS encoding SDR family oxidoreductase, whose product MSNVLRTRLTVLIVLLICVFFAGGALAQTQPKPDWSLADMPSQEGRIFLVTGGTSGMGYEDAKALAAAGAQVVIAARNPERGQEAIDQIKEEVPDAQVTFEPFDLADLASVHALGQRLSTSLPRLDGLINNAAIMAPPERGVSAEGFELQFAINYAGHFVLTAELLPLLRKSDSPRVVTLSSIAAHLGSINFDDLQSTQGYEPMAAYAQSKLADLMFSFELQRRSDAAGWGIQSMAAHPGVAVTELVARGPGLDSEQGQRWAANREHYQTAAQGALPTLYAATSPEAQGGTYYGPTGEREVSGPLGLATVPPAANDAEAAARLWAITEEMTDTYYP is encoded by the coding sequence ATGTCTAATGTGTTACGAACTCGTCTCACTGTCCTTATTGTGCTGTTGATTTGTGTATTCTTCGCGGGTGGCGCGCTGGCACAGACCCAGCCCAAACCTGATTGGAGTCTGGCCGATATGCCCTCCCAGGAGGGGCGTATTTTCCTGGTTACCGGTGGAACCAGTGGCATGGGGTATGAAGACGCAAAGGCGCTCGCGGCTGCGGGAGCGCAGGTGGTGATCGCGGCGCGCAATCCCGAGCGTGGGCAGGAGGCAATTGACCAGATAAAAGAGGAGGTGCCTGACGCACAGGTGACCTTTGAACCCTTCGACCTAGCCGATCTCGCCTCGGTTCATGCCCTGGGCCAACGCCTTAGCACCTCACTTCCCCGGCTGGATGGTCTGATCAACAACGCGGCCATTATGGCCCCACCAGAACGCGGTGTATCTGCTGAGGGGTTCGAGCTGCAGTTCGCCATCAATTATGCTGGGCACTTCGTTTTGACCGCAGAGCTATTACCGCTGTTACGCAAGAGCGATTCTCCTCGGGTTGTCACCCTGTCCAGCATTGCCGCTCACTTAGGCAGTATCAATTTCGATGACCTGCAGTCCACCCAGGGCTACGAGCCGATGGCGGCCTATGCCCAGTCAAAACTGGCGGATCTAATGTTCTCTTTTGAGCTGCAGCGACGCAGCGATGCTGCAGGCTGGGGTATCCAAAGCATGGCTGCTCATCCCGGCGTTGCGGTAACTGAACTGGTTGCCCGCGGCCCCGGACTGGATAGCGAGCAGGGGCAACGGTGGGCTGCCAACCGTGAACACTACCAGACGGCGGCACAGGGGGCGTTACCAACACTGTATGCTGCTACCTCTCCCGAAGCGCAAGGGGGCACATACTACGGACCGACCGGAGAGCGTGAAGTTAGCGGTCCGCTTGGCCTAGCGACCGTTCCTCCTGCGGCCAACGATGCTGAGGCCGCTGCCCGCCTATGGGCGATCACCGAAGAGATGACTGACACATATTATCCATAA
- a CDS encoding LysR family transcriptional regulator yields the protein MDIEELQTFVEVAEAGGISPAARRLGVSKSIVSRRLFRLEAELGIQLLARTTRGSALTEAGITFRDYAARACAEIDVARETILPAGDLRGRLRVSAPLSFGASHFAPVIAEMARRHPYLHIHTYYSDHVVDLIAAGYDCAIRLGYLEDSSLIARRVGTIYGTVVASPDYIKAHGAPETPDELLDHQTLLQGTEAWQFMDGNKIITVRSQGRFKADNGIALVAAAVAGLGVGMLPSGLIKDYVVSGALVPVMTRYPVRPGGAYVIRPPGHHPARKVRVLTELLIEYFEHNLHFAELNH from the coding sequence GTGGATATCGAAGAGTTACAGACATTTGTGGAAGTTGCTGAGGCTGGGGGGATTTCGCCGGCTGCACGCCGGCTCGGCGTATCGAAGTCGATCGTTAGCCGAAGGCTTTTCCGGCTTGAAGCGGAACTTGGGATTCAACTTTTAGCACGCACCACTCGCGGCTCTGCTCTCACCGAAGCCGGAATCACGTTCCGCGACTATGCAGCCAGAGCTTGCGCCGAAATTGATGTGGCCAGGGAAACGATCCTTCCCGCTGGAGACCTACGTGGTCGGTTGCGGGTATCTGCGCCGCTCTCTTTTGGTGCCAGCCACTTCGCACCGGTGATAGCAGAAATGGCACGTCGACACCCGTACCTTCACATTCACACTTATTATAGTGATCATGTCGTCGACCTGATCGCAGCAGGTTATGACTGCGCTATACGGCTTGGCTATCTTGAGGATTCCAGCTTGATAGCAAGGCGGGTAGGAACTATTTATGGAACGGTTGTTGCGAGTCCAGATTATATTAAAGCCCACGGTGCGCCGGAAACTCCAGACGAGCTCCTTGACCATCAGACCCTACTGCAGGGCACCGAAGCCTGGCAATTCATGGATGGCAACAAGATCATTACTGTTCGGTCGCAAGGGCGTTTCAAGGCCGATAATGGTATAGCGCTGGTCGCAGCTGCCGTGGCTGGGCTTGGTGTCGGTATGCTTCCCAGTGGGCTTATTAAGGACTATGTAGTTTCTGGTGCGCTCGTTCCGGTTATGACTCGCTATCCCGTGCGCCCTGGCGGTGCCTATGTTATCCGCCCGCCAGGGCACCATCCCGCCCGAAAAGTACGGGTTCTTACTGAACTGCTTATCGAATATTTCGAACATAACCTGCATTTTGCGGAGCTAAATCACTAA
- a CDS encoding class I SAM-dependent methyltransferase, whose amino-acid sequence MKQCTATNESLSFFLAWARNPLLVASVIPSGSALAGLITSEISHATGPVIELGPGTGVFTRALIERGVKQEDLTLIESMPEFAVALSILYPQAQILRMDATRLRMVDLFNGKLAGAVISGLPLLSMSPRKVVAVLSGAFRKMGPEGVFYQFTYGARCPVSQRIQHHLGIKAERLGRTLANFPPATVYRFRRISSIY is encoded by the coding sequence ATGAAGCAGTGCACGGCTACGAATGAATCATTGAGTTTTTTCTTGGCATGGGCCCGGAACCCTCTACTTGTCGCTTCCGTTATACCCTCCGGAAGCGCCCTAGCAGGACTTATCACTTCTGAAATCTCGCACGCAACGGGGCCCGTGATAGAGCTTGGGCCGGGAACCGGGGTATTTACGCGCGCATTGATTGAACGTGGTGTTAAACAAGAGGATCTTACGCTGATTGAATCGATGCCTGAGTTTGCGGTTGCACTCAGTATTCTCTATCCGCAGGCCCAGATACTGAGAATGGACGCCACTCGTCTTCGGATGGTCGACCTTTTTAATGGGAAGCTTGCCGGTGCGGTCATTAGCGGCCTGCCGTTACTTTCCATGTCGCCACGTAAAGTGGTCGCGGTTCTGTCGGGGGCGTTTCGTAAGATGGGGCCAGAGGGCGTGTTCTATCAGTTCACCTATGGCGCTCGATGCCCCGTTTCACAGCGGATCCAGCATCATCTTGGAATCAAAGCGGAACGGCTAGGCCGCACGTTAGCCAATTTTCCTCCTGCGACGGTCTACCGTTTTCGTCGGATCTCTTCTATATATTAG
- a CDS encoding alpha/beta hydrolase, giving the protein MKRIFFRNRAIELAGNIHLPNGFDATKSYAALVLATPGSSVKEQVGAIYAMKMADQGFVTLTFDPSYQGESGGEPRNLEDPSVRVEDIRCAVDFLMTLPFIDELRVGLLGICAGGGYAVNAALTDRRFKAIGTVVANDIGRAFREMQTRDELFKTLEEVGTQRTEEVRGAELRFDPWIPDSMKVAEAVGITDPELLEAVTFYRESRFRHPNASNRLLFTSYIHLLGFDAFNLVPELLTQPLQVIVGGRRGNTGQYENGKSLFDLSPATEKDFFIVEGASHYDLYYKSDYVNQAIERLTQFYSKHLHSKYDISLMPKALNAN; this is encoded by the coding sequence ATGAAACGCATTTTTTTTAGAAACAGAGCCATCGAACTGGCTGGAAATATCCATTTACCCAACGGTTTCGACGCAACCAAGAGCTATGCTGCACTCGTTCTAGCCACGCCTGGGAGTAGTGTAAAGGAGCAGGTCGGCGCGATCTACGCAATGAAGATGGCGGATCAAGGGTTTGTAACCCTTACCTTCGACCCGTCTTATCAAGGGGAAAGTGGCGGGGAGCCCCGCAATCTTGAGGATCCATCTGTTCGCGTTGAGGACATTCGCTGCGCTGTGGATTTTCTGATGACGCTGCCTTTCATAGACGAGCTACGCGTTGGGCTGCTGGGAATTTGCGCCGGAGGTGGGTATGCGGTTAACGCTGCACTTACCGACAGGCGCTTCAAAGCGATTGGAACGGTTGTGGCTAATGATATAGGCCGGGCGTTTCGTGAGATGCAGACAAGGGATGAACTCTTCAAAACGCTGGAAGAAGTAGGCACGCAACGTACAGAGGAGGTGCGGGGTGCCGAGCTTAGGTTTGATCCCTGGATTCCTGACAGCATGAAAGTGGCAGAGGCCGTTGGCATTACGGATCCGGAATTACTAGAAGCTGTCACATTTTACCGGGAGTCGCGCTTTCGCCACCCCAACGCCAGCAATCGTTTGCTCTTCACCAGTTACATCCACCTGCTCGGCTTTGATGCCTTTAACTTGGTACCTGAACTGTTAACGCAGCCGCTTCAAGTGATTGTTGGAGGACGCCGCGGCAACACTGGTCAATACGAGAATGGTAAATCGTTGTTTGATCTTTCACCGGCCACTGAGAAGGATTTTTTTATCGTTGAAGGGGCTAGTCATTACGACTTGTACTACAAGTCCGATTACGTCAATCAAGCCATAGAACGGCTCACGCAGTTCTATTCGAAGCATCTGCATTCCAAGTACGACATATCGCTGATGCCGAAAGCCTTAAACGCAAATTAA
- a CDS encoding helix-turn-helix domain-containing protein translates to MKQTRLILTLLIETERVIHLNPDAAARQLLRAISLLTADSDSKPSQDRAPGRLARWQVARINDFIDQHLGRCIRTNELASLLGLSTSYFSHLFKKTMGITPLMYVTARRVEAAGQYMLCSECSLSDIALRYGFCDQSHLCRVFKRETGLSPQTWRKLYSDVTSRRRQSA, encoded by the coding sequence TTGAAACAGACCAGGCTAATACTGACACTGCTAATAGAGACGGAAAGAGTTATTCATCTAAACCCTGACGCCGCTGCGAGGCAGTTGCTTCGGGCAATCTCCTTGCTTACCGCTGACAGTGATAGCAAACCTTCACAGGACAGAGCCCCCGGTAGGTTAGCTCGGTGGCAAGTTGCTCGTATCAATGACTTTATAGATCAGCACCTGGGCCGATGCATCCGGACAAACGAACTCGCATCGCTATTGGGCCTGAGCACCAGCTATTTTTCGCACTTGTTCAAAAAGACCATGGGAATAACGCCGCTGATGTATGTAACTGCAAGACGAGTCGAGGCTGCAGGACAATATATGCTCTGCTCGGAGTGCTCCCTAAGTGATATAGCTCTGAGGTACGGTTTTTGCGACCAATCGCACCTGTGCCGGGTATTTAAACGCGAAACAGGCTTATCGCCGCAAACCTGGCGAAAACTTTATAGTGATGTCACCTCTCGTCGTAGACAGTCTGCATAA
- a CDS encoding oxidoreductase — MTNWTASDIPPQRGRTVVVTGTGGLGFEAALALARAGANVILAGRNVSKGATAIDRIRHDVANANVWFEALDLANLDSIAAFGEHLHASFDSIDLLINNAGVMAPPDRKMTADQFELQFGTNYLGHFALTAQLLPLLCKGNQPRVVTLSSVAARSGTIDFDDLQSERSYKPMVAYGQSKLACLMFALELQRRSDAAGWGIQSIAAHPGVSRTDLLPNGAGAKSAVGIVRRYLWFLFQPAAQGALPTLFSATSPHAQGGAYYGPNRLGETRGYPSAAKLPPQSLDIEVASRLWEASERLTGVLFSLEKVQHSSVADNRSISLPYH; from the coding sequence ATGACCAACTGGACTGCTTCTGACATTCCCCCTCAACGTGGCCGTACCGTGGTCGTTACTGGTACAGGTGGGCTTGGGTTTGAAGCCGCATTGGCGCTTGCTCGCGCTGGCGCAAACGTCATTCTTGCAGGGCGAAACGTATCGAAAGGGGCGACGGCCATTGATCGGATTCGTCACGACGTTGCCAACGCGAATGTGTGGTTTGAGGCGTTAGATCTCGCTAATCTCGATTCCATTGCAGCATTTGGTGAACATTTACACGCCTCATTTGACAGCATCGATCTCCTTATCAATAACGCAGGGGTTATGGCGCCCCCAGATCGGAAAATGACGGCCGATCAGTTCGAACTCCAGTTTGGCACGAACTATCTTGGCCACTTCGCTTTGACGGCTCAGCTATTGCCGCTGCTGTGCAAGGGAAATCAACCACGTGTCGTCACTCTTTCAAGCGTCGCCGCTCGTAGCGGTACAATTGACTTCGACGATTTGCAGTCCGAGCGTAGCTATAAACCAATGGTTGCCTACGGTCAGTCAAAACTGGCTTGCCTGATGTTTGCTCTCGAATTGCAACGACGCAGTGACGCCGCAGGTTGGGGTATCCAGAGTATCGCTGCACACCCCGGTGTTTCACGCACCGACCTGTTGCCCAATGGCGCTGGTGCAAAAAGTGCCGTGGGTATCGTCCGTCGTTACCTTTGGTTCCTGTTTCAGCCAGCAGCGCAGGGAGCGTTACCGACACTTTTTTCCGCCACGTCACCGCACGCGCAGGGTGGTGCCTATTACGGCCCTAATAGACTGGGTGAAACCAGAGGCTATCCTTCCGCGGCAAAACTTCCTCCACAATCACTGGATATAGAGGTTGCAAGCAGGCTATGGGAGGCGTCGGAACGATTGACGGGAGTGCTGTTTTCCCTGGAGAAAGTTCAGCATTCCAGCGTCGCTGATAATCGAAGTATAAGTCTTCCCTACCACTGA
- a CDS encoding alpha/beta hydrolase — protein MSQHHSNAYLSTSSTSPADEFPIPEGFTSGYQTIDGVKLHYVKGGSGPLVYLVHGFGQTWFEWHQLMPVLAKSFTVVAPDLPGLGQSAVPPSYRATDIAVLLYKLAKQFSGNQRFDLVAHDIGIWNTYPMLVKHQDAIRRVIYMEAPIPGDSIYSFPAFTPEGESLVWHFSFFAAEHQLAEKLVSGKERIFFEHFIKVHATNREVFTSELLDLYAHSYAKPHSLNAAFEYYRVLNQGVKDNNELAKTKVTIPALAIGGGDHGGMGQYQIDMMRHYASDVTGIVIPGGGHWLPEECPEALNEVVMDFLNRD, from the coding sequence GTGTCCCAACATCATAGCAATGCTTATCTAAGTACTTCATCGACTTCTCCCGCCGATGAATTCCCGATCCCTGAGGGGTTCACTAGTGGGTATCAGACCATTGATGGCGTTAAACTCCATTACGTTAAAGGCGGATCTGGCCCACTCGTTTATCTGGTGCATGGTTTTGGTCAAACCTGGTTTGAGTGGCACCAACTGATGCCCGTGCTAGCAAAAAGCTTCACCGTTGTTGCGCCAGACCTCCCGGGACTGGGCCAGTCGGCTGTCCCACCCTCCTATAGAGCCACAGATATTGCAGTGCTGCTCTATAAGCTCGCCAAACAGTTCAGTGGTAATCAGAGGTTTGATCTGGTTGCCCATGATATTGGCATCTGGAATACCTACCCTATGCTGGTGAAGCATCAGGACGCTATTCGTCGTGTTATCTACATGGAGGCTCCGATCCCTGGCGACAGCATTTACTCGTTCCCCGCTTTTACCCCCGAAGGTGAATCATTGGTATGGCATTTCAGTTTCTTCGCCGCAGAGCACCAGTTGGCAGAAAAGCTGGTCTCGGGTAAAGAGCGCATCTTCTTTGAACACTTTATCAAAGTTCATGCTACCAATAGGGAGGTATTCACGTCGGAGCTTCTTGACCTGTATGCTCATTCATATGCCAAACCACACAGCCTTAATGCCGCTTTCGAGTACTACCGGGTGCTCAATCAAGGCGTAAAAGATAATAACGAATTGGCCAAAACAAAGGTCACTATTCCTGCACTTGCAATTGGCGGTGGAGATCATGGCGGTATGGGGCAGTATCAGATTGATATGATGCGGCATTACGCCAGCGACGTGACAGGCATCGTTATCCCTGGTGGCGGTCACTGGTTGCCTGAAGAGTGCCCCGAAGCGCTGAATGAAGTAGTGATGGATTTCTTGAATAGAGACTAA